A single window of Mugil cephalus isolate CIBA_MC_2020 chromosome 1, CIBA_Mcephalus_1.1, whole genome shotgun sequence DNA harbors:
- the zgc:194930 gene encoding uncharacterized protein zgc:194930 yields MGCQCCRMIKSYIYDPSVAVDVRKPDSAGSSLYQPHQHSGGALSGDPHSGHNKQKHGFQNLGYSKSTDSTLRLEVDNNQVNYRLHAAPSNAKELQQQGSAPPPEGGLYIIQPEAEGPRWATQENSPSQVPVYPDADEYESRATTNGWDGSVTERGIRKSLSTEEIDEGVGGTPEYPCDTGDEGSVLSVDIHTSTTSLSSADTRDGLTPPKATDVSTMESGISVGAEKSEDEVQSVTDSMVAEALAALEAATAGEDCE; encoded by the coding sequence ctACATCTACGACCCCTCTGTGGCGGTGGATGTGAGGAAGCCCGACTCCGCAGGCAGCTCTCTCTACCAGCCCCACCAGCACTCAGGCGGCGCCCTCAGCGGTGACCCCCACAGCGGACACAACAAGCAGAAGCATGGCTTCCAAAACCTGGGCTACAGCAAGTCCACCGACAGCACGCTGAGGCTCGAGGTCGACAACAACCAGGTCAACTACCGGCTGCACGCCGCGCCCTCGAACGCcaaggagctgcagcagcagggcaGCGCGCCGCCTCCGGAGGGCGGCCTGTACATCATCCAGCCAGAGGCCGAGGGGCCGCGATGGGCGACGCAGGAAAACAGCCCGAGCCAGGTGCCCGTCTACCCCGACGCCGACGAGTACGAGAGCCGGGCGACGACGAACGGGTGGGACGGCTCCGTCACCGAGCGCGGGATCAGGAAGAGCCTGTCCACGGAGGAGATAGACGAGGGCGTGGGAGGGACGCCGGAGTACCCGTGCGACACGGGGGACGAGGGGAGCGTCCTGTCGGTGGACATCcacaccagcaccaccagccTGTCCTCGGCCGACACCAGGGACGGGCTCACGCCGCCAAAGGCCACGGACGTTTCCACCATGGAGAGCGGGATCTCGGTGGGCGCGGAGAAGAGCGAGGACGAGGTGCAGAGCGTCACGGACTCGATGGTGGCCGAGGCTCTCGCCGCCTTAGAGGCCGCCACAGCCGGAGAGGACTGTGAGTGA